The following coding sequences are from one Rutidosis leptorrhynchoides isolate AG116_Rl617_1_P2 chromosome 11, CSIRO_AGI_Rlap_v1, whole genome shotgun sequence window:
- the LOC139877827 gene encoding uncharacterized protein: MKSAGHALLSSFKPTYCFPPKNCRRLPSSSVCGISTAKSRRIHSYHHEPQRISNFEMVADQYLPPWFSVAPMMEWTDNHYRTMARLVSKHAWLWTEMYAAETIVYQENNLDRFLAFSPDQHPIVLQIGGSNLDNLAKATRLAKSYGYDEINLNCGCPSPKVAGHGCFGVSLMLDPKFVAEAMCVIAANTDVPVSVKCRIGVDDRDSYNELCDFIYKVSSHSPTRHFVIHSRKALLNGISPADNRKIPPLRYEYYYALLRDFPDLRFTINGGINSIDEVRAAQNEGAHGVMVGRAAYNNSWSMLANVDTVIYGAPPSGITRRQVLEKYKVYADSALGTYRNGKPGLRDFVRPLFGLFWGETGNGVWKRKADAAFHHCKTLESFIDETLMAIPDRVLDATIGDAYLSSCIDKFADSKSLLPSPYTINKEQEEELLYA, encoded by the exons ATGAAGTCTGCTGGACATGCTTTGCTTTCATCTTTTAAACCTACGTATTGTTTTCCGCCAAAAAACTGTCGCAGATTGCCTTCAAGTTCAGTCTGTGGGATTTCAACTGCTAAATCGAGGAGGATTCATTCATATCATCATGAGCCCCAACGAATTTCTAATTTTGAGATGGTTGCAGATCAATATTTACCTCCTTGGTTCAG TGTTGCACCAATGATGGAGTGGACCGACAATCATTATAGGACAATGGCTCGCCTTGTATCAAAACATGCATGGCTCTGGACCGAAATGTATGCTGCAGAAACTATTGTTTATCAGGAGAACAATTTG GACAGATTCTTAGCCTTTTCACCTGACCAGCATCCAATAGTACTTCAAATAGGTGGGAGTAATTTGGATAATCTGGCAAAAGCAACTCGATTAGCAAAGAGTTATGGTTATGATGAGATTAACTTAAA TTGTGGATGTCCTAGTCCAAAGGTAGCAGGACACGGGTGTTTTGGTGTGAGTCTTATGCTTGATCCAAAG TTTGTTGCTGAGGCTATGTGCGTCATTGCTGCTAACACAGATGTTCCAGTTAGTGTTAAGTGTCGTATTGGTGTTGATGATCGTGATTCTTACAATGAACTCT GTGATTTTATATACAAAGTATCTTCTCATTCTCCAACAAGGCATTTTGTAATACATTCCAGAAAGGCATTGTTGAATGGAATTAGCCCTGCTGATAATAGGAAAATTCCCCCTTTGAG ATATGAGTACTACTATGCCCTCCTACGTGATTTTCCCGACCTTCGTTTTACAATTAATGGTGGCATAAATAGCATTGATGAG GTACGTGCAGCACAAAATGAAGGAGCGCATGGGGTTATGGTAGGGCGTGCGGCTTATAACAA TTCATGGTCCATGTTAGCAAATGTTGATACCGTAATTTATGGTGCACCGCCTAGTGGCATAACTCGCCGTCAG GTGCTTGAAAAGTACAAGGTTTATGCTGATTCAGCCCTAGGAACATACAGAAATGGTAAACCAGGTCTCCGGGATTTCGTTCGG CCTTTATTTGGTCTTTTTTGGGGAGAGACTGGAAATGGCGTCTGGAAGCGCAAAGCTGATGCTGCTTTTCATCATTGCAAG ACTCTTGAATCTTTCATAGATGAGACGTTAATGGCAATACCGGATAGAGTTCTGGACGCAACCATTGGTGATGCGTATTTAAGTAGTTGCATAGACAAATTTGCCGATTCAAAGAGTCTGCTACCGTCGCCTTATACAATTAATAAAGAACAAGAAGAAGAGCTGTTATATGCTTAG